The nucleotide sequence CTGATAATACAGTGGTTATTGCTGCTGTCAATGTAGTCTTACCATGGTCTACGTGACCTATTGTCCCTATGTTTATATGTGGTTTTGTTCTCTCATATTTTGCCTTTGCCATTTCGTTTCCTCCTTACTTTAATCTTTTAATACAACATACCCTGGTGTATCATTAAACAGCTATAAAATAGATTTGGAGCCCACGACCGGGATTGAACCGGTGACCTCCGCCTTACCATGGCGGCGCTCTACCTGCTGAGCTACATGGGCACACTAGGGGTTGGAGCGGGTGATGGGAATCGAACCCACGCAGCCAGCTTGGGAAGCTGGAACTCTACCATTGAGCTACACCCGCAAACTATATTATTATTGAGTCCTCATCGCAATGACAAAGTATATTTTAACTGTTTAATAGTATTTTGTCAAT is from Xylanivirga thermophila and encodes:
- a CDS encoding GTP-binding protein → MAKAKYERTKPHINIGTIGHVDHGKTTLTAAITTVLS